One Coccinella septempunctata chromosome X, icCocSept1.1, whole genome shotgun sequence genomic window carries:
- the LOC123321551 gene encoding uncharacterized protein LOC123321551 translates to MDFDELYDCVDVNECFRIFLDKVQSLMRECFPFRKIACRGNVDKRWITDEIKMASVRLKDIYWLHANIRSSDSLEMYRRAKVDYNLLLRRSKCQYYSGYIKYG, encoded by the exons ATGGATTTCGATGAACT atatgattgCGTTGATGTAAATGAGTGCTTTCGAATATTTTTAGATAAAGTGCAATCTCTAATGAGAGAGTGTTTTCCTTTCAGAAAGATAGCATGTCGAGGAAATGTTGATAAACGATGGATCACTGATGAGATCAAAATGGCTAGCGTAAGATTGAAAGATATATACTGGTTACATGCTAATATCAGATCGTCTGATTCACTCGAAATGTACAGGAGAGCCAAAGTAGATTATAATTTGTTGCTTCGTAGAAGCAAATGTCAGTACTATAGCGGATATATAA agtATGGATAA